In Rothia mucilaginosa, one genomic interval encodes:
- a CDS encoding RNase H family protein, with protein sequence MGFSPAHIKRCTLTWEAPDYSASYPAGYTDQGVAVIAVAQEHRTAQGFCYSALSTVVFISKQDGTRTVVNEELMLFTHVHSLMECCDEVHPRLLGRAVLSAWDVVPEQYRQNLVTIAADRKNLKHLFRDCDQLKGIMEYRAFEKVLDPYDNHSLGEVHVKLAGTPAYERMQAEVCAARTAVDEMVEEALTPRPLDQLQDYSVFTDCSFRSTHNKKYQRGGRMGIAGVSEDGFYFHAHYDGVNIMTGELSAMLAAYTVFHSGSRRLIIHTDSLGALTFVLRLAHSRWAFEAWVSEGIQDERVVAQMRALTEAIREKRVLVKHVPGHTGHGLQESSDSVSKMHRHFPGQIVDKRHQSEFNQRCESIITALSGCAKAVRLLAPEWLQIKPSSIHTGNRLWR encoded by the coding sequence ATGGGATTTTCACCGGCGCATATCAAACGATGCACCCTGACTTGGGAGGCTCCCGACTATAGCGCCTCGTACCCTGCCGGGTACACGGATCAGGGCGTTGCTGTGATTGCGGTGGCTCAGGAGCATCGTACGGCGCAGGGTTTTTGCTATTCGGCGTTGTCGACGGTGGTTTTTATTTCTAAGCAGGACGGCACCCGCACGGTGGTGAATGAGGAGCTGATGCTTTTCACTCACGTTCATTCCCTGATGGAGTGCTGCGATGAGGTGCATCCGCGTCTGCTGGGTCGTGCAGTGCTTTCTGCGTGGGATGTGGTTCCTGAGCAGTACCGTCAGAACCTGGTGACGATTGCTGCTGACCGTAAGAATCTGAAGCATCTTTTCCGTGATTGCGACCAGTTGAAGGGGATTATGGAGTACCGCGCCTTTGAGAAGGTGCTGGACCCGTACGATAACCATTCTTTGGGTGAAGTGCATGTGAAGCTTGCTGGCACGCCCGCGTATGAGCGGATGCAGGCTGAGGTGTGCGCGGCACGTACCGCGGTGGATGAGATGGTGGAGGAGGCGCTGACCCCTCGACCGCTGGATCAGCTGCAGGACTATAGCGTTTTCACGGATTGTTCGTTCCGTTCGACTCACAATAAGAAGTATCAGCGTGGCGGCCGTATGGGCATCGCCGGCGTGAGTGAGGACGGCTTCTATTTTCATGCCCACTATGATGGCGTGAATATTATGACCGGTGAGCTGTCTGCGATGTTGGCGGCTTATACGGTGTTCCATAGCGGTTCGCGCCGCCTGATTATTCATACGGATTCTTTGGGTGCGTTGACGTTTGTGTTGCGTTTGGCGCATAGCCGTTGGGCTTTTGAGGCGTGGGTTTCTGAGGGTATTCAGGATGAGCGCGTGGTGGCTCAGATGCGTGCTTTGACGGAGGCTATCCGCGAGAAGCGTGTGCTGGTGAAGCATGTTCCGGGCCATACAGGCCACGGTTTGCAGGAGAGTAGCGACTCTGTGTCGAAGATGCATCGCCATTTTCCGGGGCAGATTGTGGATAAACGTCACCAGAGCGAGTTTAATCAGCGTTGCGAGTCGATTATTACTGCTTTGTCGGGTTGTGCGAAGGCTGTTCGCTTGCTTGCGCCGGAGTGGTTGCAGATTAAACCTTCTTCAATCCACACGGGAAACCGTTTATGGCGCTAA
- a CDS encoding putative quinol monooxygenase, producing the protein MIGVYAGVSVKPEHVEEFLKTIEPLVTASRQDEGNVSYDFGAVSDTDFAFIERWESQALLEKHMGTEHFQKAVAAWEPLLSSELDVRIVNFR; encoded by the coding sequence ATGATTGGTGTTTACGCCGGAGTATCCGTCAAGCCCGAGCACGTCGAAGAATTCCTCAAGACCATCGAACCGCTCGTGACCGCAAGCCGCCAAGACGAAGGCAACGTCAGCTACGACTTCGGTGCCGTCTCCGACACCGACTTCGCATTCATCGAGCGCTGGGAATCCCAGGCACTGCTCGAAAAGCACATGGGCACCGAGCACTTCCAGAAGGCTGTCGCCGCATGGGAGCCGCTGCTCTCCTCCGAGCTGGACGTTCGCATCGTCAACTTCCGCTAA
- the cls gene encoding cardiolipin synthase, whose product MNLFAPAYLDFLPDWLRLALGIADILIRLAALCWLPYNRKPVVALGWLMAIFFIPFVGFIAFLVFGSSRLPAYRRARQHAMNDLIREVSENKPFLTRTDDLSDPAKAASQLNYTLGSLPLVGGNQFTLHTDNHEAMVAMAEEVDRATKYVHFEFYITAYDEASAVLWDALFAAHERGVQVRVLLDHIGSRKYPSYKKLVKMLNDSGMQWRLMLPLKPWKLKWQRPDLRNHRKVLVVDGRVAFSGSQNAIHRSYDMPENIKKGLEWKDLTFSCTGPIVEELNAVFVSDWYSETNQLILAEINTNIPYYKDGMRAQVVPSGPGFETENNLRLINYLIYNAERRITICSPYFVPEETLLQALTNAAYSGIETTVIVCEKGDQFLPNMAQRSYYEQLLQAGVRILQYPSPTVLHSKFMMVDDEIAFIGSSNMDPRSFSLNMEVSTFVIDRGMVAMLDEVCADYEQVCTELLYTQWAERPRRIKMAENLCRLWSSLL is encoded by the coding sequence ATGAACTTGTTTGCCCCCGCCTATCTCGATTTCCTGCCAGACTGGCTACGCCTCGCACTCGGCATCGCCGATATCCTCATCCGACTCGCAGCCCTCTGTTGGCTCCCCTACAACCGCAAACCCGTGGTTGCCCTGGGCTGGCTCATGGCCATCTTCTTCATCCCCTTCGTAGGGTTCATCGCATTCCTCGTCTTCGGCTCCTCGCGCCTGCCCGCCTACCGCCGCGCACGCCAACACGCCATGAACGACTTGATCCGCGAAGTCAGCGAGAACAAGCCCTTCCTCACCCGCACCGACGACCTCTCCGACCCCGCAAAGGCAGCCAGCCAGCTCAACTACACCCTGGGCTCACTCCCCCTGGTCGGCGGCAACCAATTCACCCTCCACACCGACAACCACGAGGCAATGGTCGCCATGGCGGAAGAAGTCGACCGCGCCACCAAATACGTGCACTTCGAGTTCTACATCACCGCCTACGACGAGGCGAGCGCAGTCCTCTGGGACGCCCTCTTCGCAGCCCACGAACGCGGTGTACAGGTGCGCGTACTCCTCGACCACATCGGCTCCCGCAAATACCCGTCCTATAAGAAACTCGTGAAAATGCTCAACGACTCGGGTATGCAGTGGCGCCTCATGCTGCCGCTCAAACCGTGGAAACTCAAGTGGCAGCGACCCGACCTGCGTAACCACCGCAAGGTCCTCGTCGTGGACGGACGCGTCGCGTTCTCCGGTTCGCAGAACGCTATTCACCGCTCCTACGACATGCCCGAAAACATTAAGAAGGGCTTGGAGTGGAAGGACCTGACCTTCTCCTGCACCGGCCCCATCGTTGAAGAGCTCAACGCCGTTTTCGTCTCCGACTGGTACTCCGAAACGAACCAGCTGATCCTGGCAGAAATTAACACCAATATCCCCTACTACAAGGATGGGATGCGCGCCCAGGTTGTGCCCTCCGGCCCCGGTTTTGAAACCGAAAACAACCTGCGCCTCATTAACTACCTGATCTACAACGCCGAGCGGCGTATTACCATCTGCTCGCCCTACTTCGTGCCCGAAGAGACCCTACTGCAGGCACTCACAAACGCCGCATACTCCGGTATTGAAACCACCGTGATTGTGTGCGAGAAGGGCGACCAGTTCCTGCCGAACATGGCGCAGCGTTCCTACTACGAGCAGCTGCTGCAGGCGGGCGTGCGTATTCTGCAGTACCCCAGCCCGACCGTGCTGCACTCCAAGTTCATGATGGTCGACGACGAAATCGCGTTCATTGGCTCGTCCAATATGGACCCGCGTTCCTTCTCGCTGAACATGGAAGTGTCAACGTTCGTCATTGACCGCGGCATGGTCGCGATGCTGGATGAAGTATGCGCCGACTACGAGCAGGTCTGCACCGAGCTGCTGTACACCCAGTGGGCGGAGCGCCCGCGCCGCATCAAGATGGCGGAGAACCTCTGCCGACTGTGGTCATCGCTCCTCTAA